Proteins from a genomic interval of Centroberyx gerrardi isolate f3 chromosome 23, fCenGer3.hap1.cur.20231027, whole genome shotgun sequence:
- the hnrnpcb gene encoding heterogeneous nuclear ribonucleoproteins C1/C2 yields the protein MDWSSTAASLMASNVTNKTDPRSLNSRVFIGNLNTLLVTKADVEAIFSKYGKIVGCSVHKGFAFVQYSNERNARAAVAGEDGRMIVGQVLDINLAGEPKPHRSKTVKRSAGDMYSSSFDLDYDFQRDYYDRMYSYQSRVPPPPPPLSRAVIPSKRPRVSLSGGGSRRTKTSFSSSKSSQRTSRTMKVDDLQTIKRELTQIKHKVDYLLESLERMEKDHSKKSDMKSSKPEPGEVSPLHSSTSSKKEDSLKRDRERESQELNDSEEEGDLLEEEEEMKSRGRDEDEEEEGEQEEGEDDGDSANGEES from the exons ATGGA ttGGTCGTCCACCGCCGCCAGCCTGATGGCCAGCAATGTGACCAACAAGACGGACCCCCGCTCCCTCAACTCCCGCGTCTTCATCGGCAACCTCAACACGCTGCTGGTCACCAAGGCCGACGTGGAGGCCATCTTCTCCAAGTACGGCAAGATCGTGGGCTGCTCCGTGCACAAGGGCTTCGCCTTCGTCCAGTACTCCAACGAGAGGAACGCCCGGGCCGCCGTGGCCGGGGAGGACGGCCGCATGATCGTGGGACAGGTGctag ACATCAACCTGGCAGGCGAGCCGAAGCCTCACAGATCGAAGACGGTGAAGCGTTCTGCGGGAGACATGTACAG TTCCTCTTTTGATCTGGACTATGACTTTCAAAGAGATTACTACGATAG gATGTACTCGTACCAGTCCCGGGTGCCCCCTCCCCCGCCGCCCCTGTCCCGTGCCGTCATCCCCTCCAAGCGTCCGCGGGTCAGTCTGAGCGGAGGTGGGAGCCGACGAACCAAGaccagcttctcctcctccaagaGCAGCCAGAGGACCTCCCGCACCA tgAAGGTAGATGATCTGCAGACCATCAAGAGAGAGCTCACCCAGATCAAACACAAGGTGGACTACCTGCTGGAGAGCCTGGAGCGCATGGAGAAGGATCACAGCAAGAAGTCCG ATATGAAGAGCTCCAAGCCGGAGCCCGGCGAGGTGTcgcccctccactcctccacctccagcaaGAAGGAGGACAGCCtgaaaagggacagagagagagagagccaggagCTCAACGACTCCGAGGAGGAGGGAgatctgctggaggaggaggaggag atgaaaagcagagggagagatgaagatgaggaagaggaaggagagcaggaggagggagaggatgatggTGATAGCGCCAATGGAGAAGAGTCCTAA